From one Thermoproteota archaeon genomic stretch:
- a CDS encoding DUF4430 domain-containing protein, with the protein MSERAWKIISILLLTWAVSVTALYANSRLSTTNSGNSGSTITVNIGIKYKGGNVEWYNSTEVPAGATLLGATEVVADVNYTTYPGMGAFINSINGVENEKPYYWIWWTWNPSTGWTFGPVAADKYVLSDGETVMWYYEDTSKYPPEKP; encoded by the coding sequence ATGAGCGAGAGAGCTTGGAAGATAATATCGATTCTCCTCCTCACTTGGGCCGTGTCTGTGACGGCTCTTTACGCGAACAGCCGCCTCAGCACCACGAATTCCGGTAATTCTGGATCCACGATCACCGTGAACATAGGTATCAAGTACAAGGGAGGGAACGTGGAGTGGTACAATTCAACAGAGGTACCAGCGGGAGCTACACTATTGGGTGCGACCGAAGTGGTGGCCGATGTCAACTACACCACCTATCCAGGGATGGGGGCCTTCATCAACTCAATAAATGGGGTTGAGAACGAGAAGCCATACTACTGGATTTGGTGGACGTGGAACCCCTCAACGGGCTGGACTTTTGGTCCCGTGGCCGCGGATAAATACGTCCTGTCTGATGGAGAGACGGTGATGTGGTACTACGAGGACACGAGCAAATACCCCCCAGAAAAACCTTGA
- a CDS encoding SagB/ThcOx family dehydrogenase, translating to MRESLTIAAIFVLSCLVLSLYVGAIDYLAPSKQISGVKGTVTLPEPALTGGMSVEEAIYRRRSIRKYSAEPLTLSELGQVLWSAQGITLPRRGFRAAPSAGATYPIIIYVSVREGGVEGLAPGIYLYDPFDHALHLLKEGDYSSELGKAALDQEWVKEAPVCLIIAANFERTTSVYGERGIRYVYMEAGHIGQNIYLEATALGLGTVAVGAFYDDKVKEIIGCREDPLYIFPLGKKP from the coding sequence ATGCGAGAGAGCCTCACTATAGCTGCGATATTCGTGCTCTCCTGCTTAGTGCTATCCCTCTACGTGGGCGCTATCGACTACTTAGCCCCCAGCAAGCAGATCAGTGGCGTGAAAGGTACCGTAACCTTGCCAGAGCCAGCTCTCACTGGTGGGATGAGTGTGGAGGAGGCCATCTATAGGAGGAGGTCTATCAGGAAATACTCAGCGGAACCCCTCACTCTAAGCGAATTAGGTCAGGTTCTCTGGTCGGCTCAGGGAATAACCTTACCTAGGCGGGGATTTAGGGCGGCGCCTAGCGCGGGAGCCACTTACCCCATCATCATATACGTCTCAGTGAGAGAGGGGGGTGTCGAAGGGCTAGCTCCGGGTATATACCTCTACGACCCGTTTGACCACGCCCTCCACCTCTTGAAGGAGGGAGACTACTCTTCTGAACTTGGTAAAGCCGCCTTAGACCAAGAGTGGGTGAAGGAAGCTCCGGTATGTCTTATTATAGCGGCCAACTTTGAAAGGACGACGTCCGTATATGGAGAGAGGGGGATTAGGTACGTTTACATGGAGGCTGGACACATCGGCCAGAACATCTACCTCGAAGCCACTGCGCTGGGATTGGGGACTGTGGCCGTGGGAGCCTTCTATGATGATAAGGTCAAGGAAATCATTGGATGCAGGGAGGACCCCCTATACATATTTCCATTAGGGAAGAAACCATGA
- the cysS gene encoding cysteine--tRNA ligase, whose protein sequence is MTAFAEIRVYNTLSKSLEKFVPLHGKRVFMFVCGPTVYDYSHLGHARTYVFYDTLARFLRKMDYSLFYLQNITDVDDKIVNRARDEGRHPLELAREFENYYHEDMAALNVTSVNLYARASDYLPEIFEQVRALIEKGHAYVTETGVYFDITTFPDYGKLSGQKPEELRVHRIEPDPTKRNPGDFALWRNRPREEFGWESPWGYGRPGWHIEDTAISIKHFGKQYDIHGGAIELAFPHHEAEIAQAESYTGVKPFVKYWIHTGLLTVEGEKMSKSLGNFVTIREALKEYDPNVLRIFLLSRHYRSPIDFRWELLDQAKSSYERILNGYGNLMDMGIVEEANEREATFLEEVGRIRRGFFGAMMDDLNTAEALAQLFELVRAVNSYYEEGGQITAVGRAKVIAAFTDMFDVLGLRIGGGYDESMLRDLVSILIDVRAVLRKRKEYDLADEIRARLREIGIELQDTPEGTKWRIKKS, encoded by the coding sequence GTGACGGCCTTTGCTGAGATAAGGGTCTATAACACCTTGTCCAAATCGCTTGAGAAGTTCGTCCCTCTCCACGGTAAGAGGGTCTTCATGTTCGTGTGTGGTCCCACAGTATACGATTACTCTCATTTGGGACACGCTAGGACTTACGTGTTCTACGATACACTAGCTAGGTTCCTGAGGAAGATGGACTATTCGCTCTTCTACCTCCAGAACATAACTGATGTGGACGATAAGATCGTGAACAGGGCTAGAGACGAGGGCAGACATCCTCTCGAGCTGGCTAGAGAGTTCGAAAACTACTACCACGAGGACATGGCTGCCCTAAATGTTACAAGCGTCAATCTCTACGCTAGGGCCTCCGATTACCTGCCGGAGATATTTGAGCAGGTAAGGGCTCTCATAGAGAAGGGACATGCTTACGTTACCGAAACCGGCGTGTACTTCGATATAACGACCTTCCCTGACTACGGGAAGCTGTCCGGTCAGAAGCCAGAGGAGCTGCGGGTTCACAGGATAGAGCCCGACCCGACCAAGAGGAACCCCGGCGACTTCGCCCTCTGGAGGAACAGGCCAAGGGAGGAGTTCGGGTGGGAATCCCCTTGGGGCTATGGGAGGCCCGGATGGCACATAGAGGACACTGCGATCTCGATAAAGCACTTTGGGAAGCAATACGACATCCACGGTGGAGCGATAGAGCTTGCCTTCCCCCACCACGAGGCCGAGATAGCCCAAGCGGAGAGCTACACTGGGGTGAAGCCCTTCGTCAAGTACTGGATCCACACAGGTCTGCTTACAGTCGAGGGGGAGAAGATGTCCAAGTCCTTAGGCAACTTCGTGACCATAAGGGAGGCCTTGAAGGAGTACGATCCCAATGTGCTCAGGATATTCCTCCTATCGAGGCACTACCGTTCCCCCATCGACTTTAGGTGGGAACTCTTGGATCAGGCGAAGAGCAGCTACGAGAGGATATTGAACGGATATGGAAACCTCATGGACATGGGTATCGTGGAGGAGGCGAATGAACGTGAAGCTACCTTTTTGGAGGAGGTCGGCAGGATTAGGCGTGGATTCTTCGGGGCGATGATGGACGACCTGAATACAGCTGAAGCTTTGGCTCAGCTCTTCGAGCTGGTGAGGGCCGTAAACTCCTACTACGAAGAGGGAGGTCAGATCACAGCTGTGGGTAGGGCAAAGGTGATAGCGGCCTTCACAGACATGTTCGATGTGTTGGGGCTGAGAATAGGAGGGGGCTACGACGAGTCAATGCTCCGCGATCTCGTCAGCATCCTGATAGATGTGAGGGCCGTCCTCAGGAAGAGGAAAGAATACGATCTCGCGGATGAAATAAGGGCCAGACTTAGGGAGATAGGTATAGAGCTACAGGATACCCCAGAAGGGACGAAGTGGAGGATAAAGAAGAGTTAG
- a CDS encoding chloride channel protein, whose protein sequence is MVRVSRPSTGLYKMLVKWVTVSSIVGFLTGLLVSLLEISVLDASELMLRRIAESEYLWLIPIVPFVGISVTGILREKLTKLPHFHGTEEVLEAYHYRDGEMVLKDAPVKTLGAVLTVGSGGSAGLEGPSIHIGGAVGAAVKRLMDRLGIEEDGRILLLTGAASGMSAIFKAPLTGLMFALEVPYKDDMAHQAVVPALISSVVSYLTLISILGAEPIFKAFKPFGEVDLYILSIGLLEGLAMGFFSVIFVRTVSLVEMIMEGKSYTLRGVVGGASVGLLATATLITTKTLYPFGLSYDLVRLSFRGGNATFFFGMAVLKMIATALTLGSAGIGGVFIPSIVIGATLGSAMSTMDPSVTSLFVALGMSSFLAAAFKTPLAAVSFVAETTGSEAYVIPGLVASAVAYIVSGKYSLPKNQKIVETTKIEELERVRVKELMVSPPPVLRDDLTIKEFFNRYFLKYRDHFVFPVKAKDGRIVGVVALRDVNNIPTSEWDRVKLIDIVRKVDFLKPDDNLMTALDKMYEFGVCCLPVIDPKKGKVVGMLSADAIVMFLEQKRKLKKAALFLR, encoded by the coding sequence ATGGTCAGGGTGAGCCGGCCATCCACTGGTCTCTACAAGATGCTGGTGAAGTGGGTAACAGTATCCTCAATAGTGGGATTCCTAACGGGGCTGCTCGTTTCCCTGCTAGAGATATCTGTTCTCGATGCCTCCGAGCTCATGCTGAGGAGGATTGCCGAAAGTGAGTATCTATGGCTCATCCCTATAGTCCCCTTTGTCGGAATCTCAGTCACGGGAATACTAAGAGAAAAGCTGACCAAGCTGCCTCACTTCCACGGGACTGAGGAGGTCTTGGAAGCCTATCATTACAGGGACGGTGAGATGGTACTCAAAGACGCTCCTGTAAAGACGTTGGGAGCCGTTCTGACCGTGGGGTCGGGAGGTAGCGCCGGTCTGGAGGGACCCAGCATCCACATAGGAGGGGCAGTTGGGGCTGCTGTGAAGAGGTTAATGGACAGGTTGGGAATAGAGGAAGACGGAAGAATCCTGCTGTTGACGGGAGCAGCGTCGGGAATGAGCGCCATCTTCAAGGCTCCCCTGACCGGACTCATGTTCGCACTAGAGGTTCCTTACAAGGATGACATGGCTCATCAGGCGGTGGTCCCCGCGCTCATATCGTCTGTGGTCTCCTACCTCACCCTCATATCCATACTGGGGGCTGAACCTATATTCAAGGCCTTCAAGCCCTTTGGCGAGGTCGACCTTTACATCCTCAGCATAGGTCTTCTAGAGGGTTTAGCCATGGGCTTTTTCTCAGTTATCTTCGTGAGGACGGTCTCCCTAGTTGAAATGATCATGGAAGGGAAGAGTTACACACTCAGGGGAGTTGTAGGAGGAGCTTCGGTCGGCCTGCTTGCAACCGCTACCCTAATTACCACGAAGACCTTGTACCCATTCGGTTTGAGCTATGATCTGGTCAGGCTATCCTTCAGGGGGGGTAATGCGACTTTCTTCTTCGGGATGGCGGTACTCAAGATGATCGCCACGGCCCTAACCCTAGGGAGTGCCGGAATCGGCGGTGTTTTCATCCCCTCCATAGTGATAGGCGCCACCCTCGGGTCAGCGATGAGTACCATGGATCCGAGCGTCACGAGCCTCTTCGTAGCATTAGGGATGTCCTCCTTCCTGGCCGCCGCGTTCAAGACTCCTCTAGCAGCGGTATCCTTCGTTGCTGAAACCACAGGGTCCGAGGCTTACGTGATCCCCGGATTAGTGGCTTCGGCCGTTGCCTACATAGTATCGGGGAAGTATTCCCTGCCCAAGAACCAGAAAATAGTGGAGACCACCAAGATAGAGGAATTGGAGAGGGTTAGGGTGAAGGAGCTGATGGTCTCTCCACCGCCTGTGTTGAGGGACGACCTGACAATCAAGGAGTTCTTCAACAGGTACTTCCTCAAGTACAGAGATCACTTCGTCTTCCCAGTAAAGGCCAAGGATGGAAGGATCGTGGGAGTCGTCGCGTTGAGGGACGTGAACAATATTCCCACCTCTGAGTGGGATAGGGTGAAGCTGATAGACATAGTGAGGAAGGTGGATTTCCTCAAACCCGATGATAACCTCATGACCGCCTTGGATAAGATGTACGAGTTCGGGGTTTGCTGCCTCCCTGTGATAGATCCGAAGAAGGGAAAGGTAGTGGGAATGCTCTCCGCAGACGCCATAGTTATGTTCCTAGAGCAAAAGAGGAAGTTGAAGAAGGCAGCCCTCTTCCTGAGATGA
- the serS gene encoding serine--tRNA ligase has translation MSWSVLEALRTNPDVLKESLKKRYLPTDLVDRALELDARWREAVTELNRLRERRNEINRAIPRASPDERQELIKRSKELGAKVKELEELVKKLSEERDAILMSLPSIVHESVPEGPDDTYNVPTRFWGVPKVPRSKLERFKEETSGFNVEYELVDWEPKGHADELELVLKQGDTLKAAQVSGSRFFYLFRDVVWLEQALVMFALDHITKKGFIPVLPPYMMREQYYLGVTDLETFKDSIYKIEGEDLYLIATSEHPLIAMHAGDTFTEDELPRLYVGLSPCFRKEAGTHGKDTKGIFRVHQFTKVEQIVYSKPEESWKWHERLIRNAEEIYQQLEIPYRIVNIAAGDLGACAAKKYDLEAWFPAQGRYRELVSCSNCVDWQSYRLRIKLDRKGRREFVHTLNSTALATTRTICAILENHQREDGVVEIPKVLRRYLEPFEAAPKEVIEPIKKLLKE, from the coding sequence GTGAGCTGGTCCGTCCTCGAAGCCCTGAGAACGAACCCTGATGTCCTCAAAGAAAGCCTGAAGAAGAGGTACCTGCCCACGGATCTAGTCGACAGAGCATTGGAGCTCGATGCTAGGTGGAGAGAGGCCGTAACCGAACTCAACAGGTTAAGGGAGAGGAGGAACGAGATAAACAGAGCTATTCCTCGTGCAAGCCCTGATGAGAGGCAGGAGCTGATAAAGAGATCAAAGGAGCTCGGAGCCAAGGTCAAAGAACTGGAAGAACTAGTAAAAAAGCTCTCTGAGGAGAGGGACGCCATCTTAATGTCTCTTCCGTCCATAGTGCACGAGTCCGTGCCCGAGGGCCCCGATGATACCTATAACGTCCCTACGAGATTCTGGGGGGTTCCCAAGGTCCCAAGGAGCAAACTCGAGAGGTTCAAGGAGGAGACCTCGGGTTTCAATGTGGAATACGAGCTGGTGGATTGGGAGCCCAAAGGACATGCTGACGAGTTAGAACTGGTGCTTAAGCAGGGAGACACCCTCAAGGCCGCCCAAGTATCGGGAAGCAGATTCTTCTATCTCTTCAGGGATGTAGTCTGGCTGGAGCAGGCCCTAGTCATGTTCGCACTCGATCACATCACTAAGAAAGGCTTCATTCCAGTTTTGCCCCCCTACATGATGAGGGAGCAATACTACTTGGGCGTGACGGACTTAGAGACGTTTAAGGACAGCATCTACAAAATAGAGGGCGAAGACCTCTACCTCATAGCCACATCTGAGCACCCCCTCATAGCCATGCATGCTGGAGACACCTTCACTGAGGACGAATTGCCCCGTCTCTACGTGGGATTAAGCCCTTGTTTCAGGAAGGAGGCCGGAACTCATGGTAAGGACACAAAAGGCATATTCAGGGTACACCAGTTCACCAAAGTGGAGCAGATCGTCTATTCAAAGCCAGAGGAGAGCTGGAAGTGGCACGAGCGTCTCATCAGGAATGCGGAGGAGATATATCAGCAGCTCGAGATCCCCTACAGGATTGTAAATATAGCGGCTGGCGATTTGGGCGCCTGCGCAGCCAAGAAGTACGACCTAGAAGCTTGGTTCCCCGCTCAGGGCAGGTACAGGGAGCTGGTCAGCTGTAGCAACTGTGTGGATTGGCAGAGCTACAGGCTCAGGATAAAGCTGGATAGAAAGGGGAGAAGGGAATTCGTGCACACGCTAAACAGCACGGCCCTAGCAACTACCAGAACCATATGCGCCATACTGGAGAACCACCAGCGCGAGGACGGAGTCGTGGAGATACCTAAAGTCCTAAGGAGGTACTTGGAGCCCTTCGAGGCGGCTCCAAAAGAGGTAATAGAACCAATAAAGAAACTGTTGAAGGAGTGA
- a CDS encoding FAD-linked oxidase C-terminal domain-containing protein — protein sequence MGFSQAISEISKRIGREKVLTEPEDVYAYSLDASTEFKQAPGAVVRVSSEEDVRVVLEVADRERVPVVPRGGGTSLTGAPVPTSPESIVLDLTPMNRVEVNVDDGYVMAEAGATVLEVDKACREYGFFFPPDPASSRVATIGGALAENAGGLRGAKFGVMKNWVLAMEVYLAGGRKLRIGEPVYKWRWGPDLLSLFIGSEGTLGVITRAWLKIYPLPEKVVRVMGTFDRLEDAGRAISQIRRRGYVPMMLELLDKETIEIVNEVLGYDVEVAEAMVVADVDGPREAVWRMAGEVEQVMKESGGRTRASDNPEEMQQLYLARQGAYAAVTRAYPGVLLEDITVPLSKLMIALRELENLRKEYELRMPVFGHAGDGNLHPTICFDPRDEEQLRKAKEMFVKIGRLAIKLGGAISGEHGIGLAKKELFLEEIKAVRGEGYLEVVRRIKELLDPNGIMNPGKLWF from the coding sequence ATGGGATTCTCCCAAGCGATCTCCGAGATATCCAAGAGGATAGGGAGGGAGAAAGTTCTAACGGAGCCCGAGGATGTGTACGCCTACTCATTGGATGCTAGCACGGAGTTCAAGCAGGCTCCCGGCGCCGTGGTGAGAGTCAGCTCCGAGGAGGACGTGAGAGTCGTGCTGGAGGTGGCGGATAGGGAGCGCGTTCCCGTGGTTCCTAGGGGGGGCGGCACTTCTCTCACCGGAGCTCCCGTGCCCACGAGTCCAGAGTCCATCGTCTTGGACCTGACACCCATGAACAGGGTCGAAGTTAACGTGGATGACGGTTATGTGATGGCTGAGGCAGGAGCGACGGTTCTGGAGGTGGATAAGGCGTGCAGGGAGTACGGTTTCTTCTTCCCTCCCGATCCAGCGAGCTCTAGGGTGGCCACCATAGGTGGTGCGCTGGCTGAGAACGCAGGTGGGCTGAGAGGCGCCAAGTTCGGGGTGATGAAAAACTGGGTCCTCGCGATGGAGGTCTACCTAGCGGGAGGAAGGAAGCTAAGGATAGGAGAGCCAGTTTACAAGTGGAGGTGGGGTCCGGACCTGCTCTCCCTCTTCATCGGGTCCGAGGGGACGTTGGGGGTGATAACGAGGGCCTGGCTCAAGATATACCCCCTCCCGGAGAAGGTCGTCAGGGTCATGGGGACCTTCGACAGGCTTGAAGACGCCGGAAGGGCCATCTCCCAGATAAGGAGGAGGGGCTACGTCCCGATGATGCTGGAGCTGCTGGACAAGGAGACCATAGAGATAGTGAACGAGGTCTTAGGGTACGATGTTGAGGTGGCCGAGGCCATGGTCGTGGCTGACGTTGATGGGCCGAGGGAGGCGGTCTGGAGGATGGCCGGGGAAGTGGAGCAGGTCATGAAGGAGAGCGGAGGTAGAACTAGAGCTAGCGATAATCCGGAGGAGATGCAGCAGCTCTACTTGGCGAGGCAGGGGGCCTACGCTGCCGTGACTAGGGCTTATCCGGGCGTGCTCCTGGAGGACATAACCGTGCCGCTGAGCAAGCTCATGATAGCTCTGAGGGAGCTGGAGAATCTGAGAAAAGAATATGAGTTGAGAATGCCTGTATTTGGGCATGCTGGCGACGGGAACCTCCATCCCACCATATGCTTCGACCCGAGGGATGAGGAGCAGCTAAGGAAGGCCAAGGAGATGTTCGTCAAGATAGGAAGGCTTGCTATAAAGCTGGGAGGTGCGATAAGCGGTGAGCATGGCATAGGCTTGGCGAAGAAGGAGCTCTTCCTAGAGGAGATAAAGGCGGTCAGGGGCGAGGGCTACCTAGAGGTCGTGAGGAGAATAAAGGAGCTACTGGATCCCAACGGCATAATGAATCCTGGGAAGCTGTGGTTCTGA
- a CDS encoding (Fe-S)-binding protein — MKGTAVPEIVRFAAENTTSVGDVLGLGADQRTGWARGLLPKGPVDGTVFYAGEMYPVMGYAEGAFRALKRLEGFMDINSLAKVGPIMRKLGIYTVGAKALWGRVNEKYERGLRDAIYVLKNLGIEVGYLFEDEPPSGVALHTYGLLREFKEHAEWVHRRFRELGVKRVITLDPIVATAFRLYYPEFVEGWDVEALHFVEVVAREMAKRGVRLRLGREVRVTYHDPCYLARTLGVVDEVRFILSRIDGVKYVEPPRHGVNTGCSGDGGLELTQPPLARMVSYERIEELKSTGAEMVFTSCPACIMMLRTGFDSVSVNISVEDLASLVAEAMRNGIEEVMPEEPHFNRYRVFPPSPKPKSLELKDLAEMLEWETDKCKKCGFCNVECPTAKALDRLESRSARGRMTLINSLVKGDPVRPKAVLDRLYSCVLCGQCSKACPVGLHVQELIVYGRAYAIYSGKAGVT, encoded by the coding sequence GTGAAGGGAACGGCCGTCCCGGAGATAGTGAGGTTCGCCGCGGAAAATACCACTTCCGTTGGCGACGTCTTGGGATTGGGCGCGGATCAGAGGACGGGGTGGGCTAGAGGATTGCTTCCCAAAGGCCCAGTGGACGGCACGGTGTTCTACGCTGGCGAGATGTACCCAGTGATGGGATACGCGGAGGGGGCCTTCAGGGCTTTGAAGAGGCTGGAGGGTTTCATGGACATCAACTCCCTAGCAAAGGTCGGGCCAATCATGAGGAAGCTCGGGATATACACCGTTGGTGCCAAGGCATTGTGGGGTCGAGTCAACGAGAAATATGAGAGGGGTTTGAGAGACGCTATCTACGTGCTTAAGAACCTCGGAATTGAGGTCGGCTACCTCTTCGAGGACGAACCTCCCTCAGGCGTAGCGCTGCACACTTACGGGCTGCTGAGGGAGTTCAAAGAGCACGCGGAGTGGGTCCACCGGAGGTTCAGGGAACTGGGCGTGAAGAGGGTGATCACGCTGGACCCGATAGTTGCGACGGCCTTCAGGCTCTACTACCCGGAGTTCGTCGAGGGGTGGGATGTGGAGGCCCTGCACTTCGTCGAGGTCGTCGCGAGGGAGATGGCCAAGAGGGGCGTGCGCCTGAGGCTGGGCAGGGAGGTTAGGGTCACCTATCACGATCCCTGCTACTTGGCGAGGACTCTGGGAGTGGTGGACGAGGTCAGATTCATCCTAAGCAGGATCGATGGTGTGAAGTACGTGGAGCCTCCCAGGCACGGAGTGAATACCGGATGCAGCGGTGACGGGGGGCTGGAGCTCACGCAACCTCCCCTAGCTAGGATGGTCTCCTATGAGAGGATAGAGGAGTTGAAGAGTACTGGGGCTGAGATGGTCTTCACCTCCTGTCCGGCGTGCATAATGATGCTCAGGACGGGCTTCGATTCCGTTAGCGTGAACATCAGCGTCGAAGATCTCGCATCCTTGGTAGCCGAGGCGATGAGGAACGGCATCGAGGAGGTGATGCCGGAGGAACCGCACTTCAATAGGTACAGGGTGTTCCCGCCAAGCCCCAAGCCCAAGAGCCTAGAGCTGAAGGACCTAGCGGAGATGCTCGAGTGGGAAACGGACAAATGCAAGAAGTGCGGGTTCTGCAATGTGGAGTGTCCCACGGCCAAAGCATTGGACAGGCTGGAGAGCAGGTCGGCGAGGGGCAGGATGACCTTGATAAATTCCCTAGTGAAGGGCGATCCCGTAAGGCCCAAGGCCGTTCTGGATAGGCTCTACTCGTGCGTTCTCTGCGGACAGTGCTCCAAAGCCTGTCCGGTGGGGCTTCACGTCCAAGAGCTCATAGTTTATGGCAGGGCCTATGCCATATACTCCGGGAAGGCCGGTGTAACCTGA
- the thrS gene encoding threonine--tRNA ligase: MVKLRLPDGRELEAKIGESILEQIPPESGLVAKVNGRLVDLTWIVREGVGTIEVLNFNSPEGRETYWHTSSHILAQAVKRLFPEAKLGIGPAIEEGFFYDFDLGGRSFSSMDLERIEEEMRRIVKENLPVIREEMEREEAIKLFRSMDEVYKVELLEEMDEDMVSVYRQGEFVDLCRGPHLPYTGYVKALKVLHASSAYWRGDERNPVMQRVYGISFPTEEELKRYLKMREEARKRDHRIVGPQLDLFSMPSELIGPGLVIWHPKGARIRRVIEDFLVRVHLKWGYELVYSPHIAYTNLWRTSGHLNYYRDFMYVFEKEGIEHAVKPMNCPFHILVYKSKRRSYRELPMRLFELGTVYRYERSGVLHGLLRARGFTQDDAHIFTTPKKLEEEIFKVIELDEYLMRSFGFEEFKVEISTWDPRRPDEYMGSEEDWNRAQSALEEALRKKGYEYEVMEGEAAFYGPKIDVKLVDSIGREWQLSTIQLDFNLPKRFNVTYVDADGSEKTVIMIHRALLGSIERFFGILLEHYAGNFPLWLAPVQARVLPVAERHLDRAREVLDRLLSAGIRADLDDARGTLGYRIRESELEKVPILLVIGDREVESGKVAVRRKGKGNLGSMDLEEFLREFTEEFLPPDLRGGSSTF, translated from the coding sequence ATGGTCAAGCTGAGATTGCCGGATGGGAGGGAGCTGGAGGCCAAAATAGGCGAGAGCATACTCGAGCAGATCCCCCCCGAGTCTGGACTTGTGGCTAAGGTGAATGGCAGGCTCGTGGACCTCACTTGGATCGTTCGCGAGGGAGTAGGGACGATAGAGGTGCTGAACTTCAACTCCCCCGAGGGCAGGGAGACCTATTGGCACACCTCTTCCCACATACTGGCCCAGGCGGTGAAGAGGCTCTTCCCAGAGGCGAAGCTGGGAATAGGCCCTGCTATAGAGGAGGGCTTCTTCTACGACTTCGATCTCGGAGGAAGATCCTTCTCTTCAATGGATCTGGAGAGGATAGAGGAGGAGATGAGGAGGATTGTGAAGGAGAACCTTCCAGTGATCAGGGAAGAGATGGAGAGGGAAGAGGCCATCAAGCTATTCAGGAGCATGGACGAGGTGTACAAGGTGGAACTCCTCGAGGAGATGGACGAAGATATGGTCTCGGTCTACAGGCAAGGGGAGTTCGTGGACCTGTGCAGGGGACCTCATCTTCCCTACACCGGTTACGTGAAGGCCCTCAAGGTCCTTCATGCCTCCTCGGCCTACTGGAGGGGAGATGAGAGGAACCCGGTGATGCAGAGGGTCTACGGAATATCCTTCCCCACAGAGGAGGAGCTGAAGCGCTACCTGAAGATGAGGGAGGAGGCGAGGAAGAGGGATCACAGGATCGTAGGCCCGCAACTCGACCTCTTCTCCATGCCCTCCGAGTTGATAGGGCCAGGTTTAGTGATCTGGCACCCCAAGGGGGCCCGAATAAGAAGGGTGATAGAGGACTTCTTGGTAAGGGTCCACCTGAAGTGGGGTTACGAGCTCGTTTACTCACCCCACATAGCCTACACCAACCTCTGGAGGACCTCAGGTCACCTCAACTACTACAGGGACTTCATGTATGTCTTCGAGAAGGAGGGGATAGAGCACGCGGTCAAGCCCATGAACTGTCCTTTCCACATACTCGTGTACAAGTCCAAGAGGAGGAGCTACAGGGAGCTCCCAATGAGGCTGTTCGAGCTCGGCACGGTGTACAGGTACGAGAGATCCGGAGTGTTACATGGCCTGCTCAGGGCTAGAGGATTCACCCAAGACGATGCTCACATCTTCACGACCCCGAAGAAGCTGGAGGAGGAGATATTCAAGGTCATAGAGCTGGACGAGTACCTGATGCGATCCTTCGGCTTCGAGGAGTTCAAGGTGGAGATCTCCACGTGGGACCCGAGGCGTCCCGATGAGTACATGGGAAGCGAGGAGGACTGGAACAGGGCTCAATCAGCTTTGGAGGAGGCTCTAAGGAAGAAGGGATACGAGTACGAGGTGATGGAGGGTGAGGCCGCCTTCTATGGACCCAAGATAGATGTGAAGCTCGTGGACTCCATAGGGAGGGAGTGGCAGCTGAGCACCATACAGCTCGACTTCAACCTCCCCAAGAGGTTCAATGTCACTTACGTAGACGCCGACGGGAGTGAGAAGACCGTCATTATGATACACAGAGCCCTCCTAGGATCTATAGAGAGGTTCTTCGGCATACTGCTCGAGCACTACGCCGGGAACTTTCCCCTCTGGCTAGCCCCGGTTCAGGCGAGGGTATTGCCCGTAGCGGAGAGGCATCTGGACAGGGCGAGGGAGGTTCTAGATCGCCTGCTCAGTGCTGGGATAAGGGCTGATCTGGACGACGCTAGAGGGACCCTTGGGTACAGGATAAGGGAGAGCGAGCTGGAGAAGGTACCGATCCTCCTAGTGATAGGTGACAGGGAGGTAGAGTCTGGTAAGGTGGCGGTGAGGCGCAAGGGCAAGGGGAACCTTGGGTCCATGGATCTGGAGGAGTTCCTCAGGGAGTTCACGGAGGAGTTCTTGCCGCCGGATCTGAGGGGAGGCTCCTCAACTTTTTAG